From Melospiza melodia melodia isolate bMelMel2 chromosome 2, bMelMel2.pri, whole genome shotgun sequence:
TGCAGTACAGTTTGTGCATAAAATTTAGTAACACGTCTTCTTTCCCCCTCCAGATATTCCAGAAAATTTAGTGTTAAACAGTGCCCCAACCAAATCCTGTATTCACTGCATGTAAGATGTGTACATGTAGTGAAATCATCAGCAGGCAATTTAAAATACCTCCTTCCACAGTTGCTCCCCATCCTGATACCCAACACATTTTCCCTGCTGGGAAATGTTCACCAAAATTAGGCAGACAGATCGGTTCAATGTGAcctatttatgaaaaaaaaaaaaaaaaaaaaagaaaaaaaaaagggagagagaaaagaaTCAAAATTTAGCAAAAAAAGTTTAAATGTCTCAGAAATGCTTAAAGATTTGGCTTGCAATGAACTTGTGATGAACACCACCCACTGCCCACATAAATAGCCTGGCAGTTTTCTGAGGTTTTTTCGTCTTGTGGGCAACACTGAGGGTTTGAGACAACACCCACTGTAGCCCGAGTGAGTTTTGGGTGTGAAGCAACACAAGGAGGAATCAGCAGGTCAATAAATTGAAGAATGAGCAAAAAGAAGGGCAGATCAGAggtcctggggctgctggggtcaGACAAGGAGCTGGGTGTGCACATCCCTGAGAGGGTAAAAATATTCTTGGATTCTTTTCTTCCCACCCATCAGCTCACAGAGTTTTGGTGCCTCTGTGCTCTGGGACGTGGAATTCTATGGGATAAAATCGGAGCTTGATGCTTGCAGGGACAAATGGGTGCtgagaaaagggagggaaaatacAAAATATGACTGGGCAGATCCCAAGGGTTCTGTTCTGCAGAGTGCAGTGATCCCAGCTTGGGACACAGTGGGATTGTGCTCAGGTGCAGAGCCACTACTATTCCTTACTATTCCCTCCTACTATTCCTTATTCCTTAAATAACCCTTAATATTCCTTATTCCTAGAGCTATTCATTAGCAGAAGAAATCAGCACAAATATgagacaaaacagaacaaaatcaaGATTAATTTTCATTACAAGTGAAATTTTAAACCATTACAAGAGAATTGATTAAGAAAATGACTGCCTAGATGTGTTAAAGAGCACCAGCTTCTCTTTGCAGCCAGCTCACAGTGATTAGGAGGTATTGGCAGGTATTTCAATTCATACAATATTATTACATATTATTTAAACTCATTTTATCAACTGCAGGTAGCATCAAATCAAGAATATAAAAGTAGTTTCCATTTAAATCATCATTATATTCAAATTGCTTTCCCTTCTCTTTGAAATTCAAGCTTGATTTTCAGCTTTGGACACTTCTGGATCCCCCAATAGTCATGGAAAGGACATGATAAAAATCTCTGTGACCTCCAGCAGAATGAGGCAGGGTGTTTATTTTAGATAGGAAGAATGTTTAGAAAGAATAAAGTTAATGTTTGCCTATTAATAAATGGCTGCAGTAAATCAATACCAGAGCACACTGGGAACATTTTGCAGCACGTTGTTGCTGTCCATGCCTggacatggagcacagaggagaTGCTCACACTGAGGCTGGGGGGTTTCTGCTGGTGCTGTGTGAACAGGGATGCTTTAGCTGGGGAGGTGGAAAAGCCAAGTGAAAGCTCACAGAGATAAATTACCATTGAGAGCAAGAGGTGCTGCCAGTTTCATCAGTGCTATGTCATTCCCCATGGTCTTGGGTTTGTAATTCCGATGGTAAATGATTTTTTCCACTGAGTGTGGGTGAGCCTGGGTGTCCTGCTGGGTCACAAAACCAACCTGGACACTCCAGGAGCTCGGCAGGTACAGGCTGGAACAAAGAGGTAGAAGAGAAGGTCAGACCTCCAGGAAAACCCTCAGGTTTCTCTAATTGTCCCCTGAGCTTATAAATATAACAGGCAAATAACTCCAGTCTGCTGTGCTGGCTTACCTCTCTATTAATAATGGCCATGTTTTGCatctaattttttaaaatgtaaaactaATCTTAGTAAGACACTGGGTGACTAATCTTATAAGACACTGGGTCACTGGCAATTATCAGGGCAATTATATGGATCTTACTAGAAATATCTGAGAGTTTTCCATcagcccagctgtgtgtgctCTTGTGAcaccccacagctgctgcctggcaCACCTGCACTCAGCCAGGCCTCAGCAGCACCTGTGTCAAGGCGCTTTCAAGGAGAAGCTTCCCTTCTGGAAGGTGTTTCTGCCCCAGTTCATGAGCTGGCACATCCTTCAGCCTCCAGCAAGAGCAGCTCCTCTGCTTTTGGCCTCACTCCCCTGGGAAAAGGCTCCAGGGATGGGGGATGTGTTGCCACCTCCATCCCCATCACCCTTCAAACACACCACAACCACCTGGGATGGGGTGACAAAGTCAAGGACAAAGGTTGAAAAATGCTGCATTCCTAAGTAATTATTTTTATGACAACACAAGGCTCTAAAAAGGAACTAAGAGTGGGGTTTGTCTATCCATCACTTCTCTCTACTGGGTATAAAACCATCCTACAAGAACTTACTCAGAAAAAGACATCCATGTTGTAGATGCTTAAATAGTGGGCAGACAAATCCCATTTTAGCTGTCTAAATGTCTTTAGGGAAAGTGGTCAGGAGTTTGTAAGAGCAAGAGGTGCTCCTGTGCTATTAGCATCAAACAGGACTGCAAAACCAGGCAGCTCATTATAAATATGTTTGTAATTACACAGAGTTTAAATAACTATTTAGCATCTATTTCCCACCTGAAGACGTCTTCAGCTGCATAGAAAGGAGCAGTGGGTAAGTGGCAAAGGGCACAAAGCACAGCACAATTGACTAATAATCACTGATTGATCCTGTCAACTTGAAAAGAATCCTGTAATTTATTTTGGAGCTCCAGTGGATCAGAGAAGCCAAATACAAATTCTGTACGTGCAATTAACAGAAATTGCAGGTTGGGATACCTAAAATCTAGAACTTaaatttgttttaaattgtttcccagggagctgggagtggccagaacATCTGGAAACTGGGATCCTGAGTTTAGATCACTTCTTGGGGAAGCTTTTTTCAATAAAGACTCATGCAAAAAGAGAGGAACAGCTTAAATATTCTGATGCCTTTTGGGGACTACCTTAAAACAGATGTCAGATAGAATtagggaataaaaagcagttatatttattgaagggccttcaggtacatttagggcagacaaagccctccaaggggctacacccaaaatggacaatgggtcacagttttcacacttttatgagTTTCGTCCATTTGCACATTGGGAGTGCAATAGATGAGCAATGTGATGGTTGACtttcacaattaaaaggcaaatatcatgtatttgccttttcagttcagAGAGGTTTTATAGATGTATAGTTTTGTTTtaccccccttgtgttgttattatGGGGtggcctgggtttgggacatttgggagggttggcttgttactatagcaacatctgacctccaatcaagatttgagcAAGcaaactccaccactggacagcaaagaaggagtcaatggacagaactttgggaggggctaaagggttaaaaggcaaaacctccGTTGTGTAGATGAGCACGGGTGGGAAAAATCCTGTGCTCCTTGCCCcgtaatattttctctatttaatcttctgttgtatttttgaaatggttttaataaagcttttaaaattttggAAGTGAGTACCATTTCTCACAGGGATTAAtattccaattacagcttcaggtaatgaagtaatTTACTCCAAGTTTGCTCTCCCCCACCTCacttttgtttacatttcttGGGGCTCAagacagtgaggtgtccttgatctCCAGGCCTGGACAAGAATTGTGTTATCTGACCaaaatggggaagcagcagctaaCATTTAATACTAATCCTAAATACTTAATACTCCACTAGTGGAGTTTAGAGCTACACACTGAAGAATTACAGGATTACAAACACATGAAAACCATAAAAGACAAACCCCCACGGCATCACCCACGGATGAGGCAGCGTCTCCTGCGGGTTATTTTGAAGAGCAGGCCGAGTGTCCCCCGAGCAGGGGGTTTGGGCAGGGGGGTTTGGGCAGGGGGTTTGGGCACTCACTCGTAGACGCAGTGGGCGGCTGTGAGGATCCAGAGGGGGGTGATGACGGAGCCCCCGCACAGGTGGTGGCCCTGGAACTGCAGGCTGACCTGCCACGGCCACTGCCGCGGTGACGACGCGTTGCCTCCCACGATGCGCGGCCCGTAGCTGGCCCGAGTGCCACACGCTGCCAGGGAGCAAAGGAAACAGTGCAGAGAGGAAACACAGCCCTGGCTTGGGTCACATTCAGCCCCTCTcagaatctcagaatcacagaataatgaggttggaagagacctctgagatcatcgagtccaccCTATGCCCTATCACCTCAACCAGaccatagcaccaagtgccatggccagagatggtgattcacctccttgggaagagcattccagtactttattattcttttggtgaaaaattttTTCTTAATATACAACCTGTACCTTCCCTGCCGTAGCTTGAGACTGTCTcttgttctgtcagtgctgcctggtggaagagtgtcaccctggttttttaagattttctaggccttctgatgttgacattcttgtagtgaactttctcacacactttctgtaaataactcgttgtttgcatttctttatggaggaggagaaagttgatggactgttgagttgaccagtgtcattggagaggtggcactgtcaccctccaatcctctgtcacttttggaaaaccttaaatgttggagtcagaaataaaACTACAatattttcttcaccttgagaacagcagtgtgagcttgtgttctttcatgtcctatagtgacagaagagaccgaccccacctgtctgcagcctcccttcaggaaggtgtaGGCAGCAAcaaggtcacctctgagcctcctcttctccagcctaaacaaccccagctccttcaaatgttcctcacagggcttgtgttccaagcccctcaccagccttgttgcctcctctggacactcTCAAACATCTGgaaatccttcccaaactgaggggccagaactggacacagcactcgaggtgtggtcTCACCAGTGCCCGGTGCAGGGGaaggatgagctccctgctcctgctggccacacagtTCCCAacgcaggccaggatgccattggccttcttggccaccacggcacactgctggctcattcATATTCAGCTGGCTGtcgaccagcacccccaggtccatttccacctgaacactgtCCAGACACGCCGTCCCCAGCTTGTAACATTGTAGGGGATTTTTGTGGCCAAAATGTCAAACTCAGCACTTAGACTTAATAAACTTCATCCCAGCCTTGCTGAGGGTGGGAGGTCTCTGCACTGGAGCATCCCCACCTCATCCCCCTGGCCACATCCCAAGGgtttctccttctccctcccatccctgcaggtcaCTCATGGTCTGGGGTTTCTGGGGTCCATGTCTCTCCCTTCCCTGCAGATGCAGTGCTCAGCTGTggcactgtcatattttctgaaaaatcctttcaccaggatttcttctccagggaagatgagaaacctcagagaaaaaacaatattatctcatttgctacccctgtgttttgctgctttggaatgtggtctggacatTGTTTCCCAACTGGTTGTTGTTTGATTGttttcctgtgattttttttttacttaatgatcaatcaccatcagctgtgtcagactctgaggagtcagtcatgagtttttcataattattcttgttaagccttctgtctgtattctttctctattctttagtatagttttagtataatataatataatataatataatataatataatataatataatataatataatataatataatataatataatataatataatataatataatataatataatataaacataAAACTTTGAATTAGCCCTCTAAGAACATGgggtcagattctcaattcctcctttgtcCTGGAAACCCAGCAAACACCACACAGCTGAACTGTAGAAcccccctgctctgctctccttcatCCTCAAGGTCCCACACAGGCAGGCTCAAGCATTTCCTCTCCCCTCATGGTGATTTTGctgttgtattttgattttttttgtgtccCAATGTGAGAACTAGGTGGCATGGAGCGGTGTGGGATGAAAATTCCATTAAGGCAGAATTTCGCTTTTCCTGCCAAGATGCCAAAATTTGGAATTAGAATGTGAGTCCATGGACTCAACACACAGTCCTTAAATACACACTTCCTACTGAGATTCTCACTGAAATGCTCCTGCTATCTGATGCTCCCAATCTGCCCTCCCAGCCTATTTTCACTTTCTGAAATTCTTTCAAATTTTACATAAAAAGTACAATTGTTCTTTGGTGTGATAAGCTGATAGTATAGCATGCCCTGAGTACACAGCTTCTCCCAACTCTTGCCATGCAGTGGATAAAGAAGGATagtttctgcttttattttcatttttttgtgaTTCTTACCCAAACACTTTAAGATGATCACATTGCCAGAAGTGCATTCCTCCCTGAGATGAGAAGACAATGCATCATTAGTCCCAATTCACAAATATATTGGGTTTTTGCAATATTATGTCATTTTCCTGTGCACACAAAATAAGTAACTCATATATTGAAAGAGGTACAAAGGCATGAATTCATCCAATCTAATCAGGGCTTTTAACTGGAATTCTGAAGTTGGGAGCTTTGCCACCATCAGGACCACATGCTGCCCTACTGAGGAAGGCTTCACTCTTCCACCAGAGTGGAAGATCTGAAGTCTCCTTGTATTCATTGCTCCCTTCTCACTGGAAGGTAACTAAAAAAACCAGCATTTGTCAGGAGGAGTAAATGGAGCATAAAGGGTTCATAAACCCACTGGGAAACATGTAAGGATCTGCAAACTGAAACAAACTGCTTCATAATGGAAAAACAGAAGCGCCTGGTGCCTATCCATTTGTGAAAATGGCATAATGGGACAAACAGTCATTTTAAACAGCTCATTTGAAAGCCTTTGCTGATTTTAATGAGTCCTGGATCAGACTCTTAGTTTATATTCCAGCAAGCTGAACCTCAGTCTTACGTGTGTAACACCACCCAACACTTACAAAGTGCTACATGCCTGAAAAAACAGCAACAATCCCAAACTATCAATAATTCCCCTTCTATTGCTTGATGCCTTCCAGAAGCAGCTGAGGCATACCTGAGGTTGGTGGCATTGTGCAGGGATGTCACTTGATCAGCTGAGAGCCACTGGCCGAGGGACACGAAATGTCTTTGGAACTGTTTCTCAACTGCATCCACGGGCAGGTAACCTGAACTCACATAACTGCAAATAAACCATAAACACAGCTTGCCCAGACAGCACTGCAGCAATCTGCTTAAATAATTCACCAGTTCTGCTAATGAAAACCACAATAATCAGATCCTGGCATTCGATAAAAGTAATTATTTCCTCCCCCTATGCTCCTTACCATGTGCATGTATTTTTGACATAATCATATGTGGAAGCCACATGTGCTGAGATGTATTTAACTGGCAGAGAAAATAGATTTTAATTGTAATATTACAATGAAGCTTTTCATTGTAAGTGGCTGGCACATTTCCTGAGCCCCTTACAAGCTCATTGTTTCCTTTTTCTAGAGTTATGTTTTGCAGCAGGGAggatgaataatttttttttctcttctttgttgAAAAATTGAGATGTATTTTATCCTAAAGGCAGCAAGAATTTATTCAAAGAAGCTTTATACTGCTAACTATAAGAGAAATTAGAATGATGCCATGGTAAGAAATAACAGAGTATCGTGCCAAATCACAACTTCAAATCTTTCTCAGTTTTATGAAAGTTTGTGAAAGAAATGGTGCTTTTACAGGAATGGGACCAAACCAGCAAGAACTGTCTTGCCATGTTCTTGTCTAATTATGAGgtggaccttaaagcccatcagATGTCATGACATGAATTGTGTACACAATTTACCTATAGGGGAAGTAAAAGAAGTGGGAAATGCTCATATGTTTTTAGTGAGACaaagtagaaattctccagagtagaaatccattttgatttaggtgaaatgtacatctttgagttaaatCTGTAGTTTGCaaacatagctatttagcctgactgcaaaaagcctaggctcagagaaactgtttcagtgaaagacagagataaggtggggggagacagaaagtgataaagagagacagaaactgctgtgagagcaggtcaacctaaGAATtgctttctgataaagaagaactagcggcaaatgtcacaTGAAATTCCTAAAAattaatatgtatgaacttattgtgaaattGTATTCACATGTATTTGAGAAgaggataaaaagagacctgaagtctCCAGAAGTATGCATGTCATTTTAAGAGAATGATACCCACATGTGgccagtgctgtaataaacataatAAACATAAAGGCTTTACAACCTTCACAAAGTTGTAGAGTTTTGTGCATCTCCACAAACATTAGTGCCTCTCTGACAGGCCACTCGAGTGAGAAACAGGATTTGGGCACCTGCATCTCACAGGCAAGATTTAGCCGAGCCATTCTCTTTAGCCATCCTGCAGGATTTATAGCAGTAATAAAAGGTATTTGCCATCTACAAGTACATCATCTCAAATCTCCTCAACCATGTGACTCACAAAGGCGGATTGTTAAGTCATTTTTAAGGCACAAACCAATGCAAGGTTTCATTAGAAACCTCAGAGCTTGTTCAAAATGCCAGATGAAGCTGCTGGCAGTGGCGTCCCTACCTTGAGAAGCCCAGGTGCTTGCAGGTGCTGTTGCCATACTCTGCCCTCCAGTCGTCGGAGCAGACGGTGCGCCAGGAGCCCAGGGCGAacacctgcagcactgccctCTTCCCACTCAGCCTGACTTTGGGATTCAGGACAAGAAAAGTCTCAGTGAGCTGTGGAGATGAACATCAGGCACACAACGGGCACACCACACCGCTGTGGTGTCTGTGCTTTCTGGCTCACCGAGCCACTACTCATCTTTTGCATCATTTGGATTCTTTGACAGaatttttctgtgctttttatTTGTTCCCCCCTTCCATTAAAGAAGGGAAATAAGGTACTCTGAACTGGGACAGCTAGGGGGAAAAGTCTTTGCTGATGGGAATGCCAGCTCTAATACAGGAGGAGGTGGAGGCTGCCTGGCCCTGCCGTGAGCTTTAAGCAAGTCTTGCTGATTGCACTGAGCTGAAGCTGCAGGTGCTTTGCCCTGAGGAAAACCATGGTAAGGGATGAAGGTggtgagcagctcctgtgccagagagGATGCAAGTGTGCCCAGCTGTCCTGGACCTGGGAAAGGGCACATATATGAGGGAGAAGGAGGGCCATGCATGTGGTCACTGCTGAACAGGGGTCTCCCACATGTGCCCAGATTCCAGTGCTATggaattgcaaaggcagacagGAAAAGCAGAGGCATTTCCTGGCTCCTCTGAAACCTTGAGCCTTCCTGGGGAAAACTCTCCAAATGCTGAACACATTGTGCAGGGTTAGCTGGGGCCAAAACCTTGTGGTTCTTGTTGTTCCTCCTATTGCACAGATGGAAAGCTGTGCTGCCTCCTTAGCTGTAGGTACAGGAGCCAGGATTACAAGTGCACTGAGCTAAAACCCACTTATTCTGTTTATTAAAATTAGTGTTCTTTCCCTCCAGGGGCTGTGAGCATCACAATCACCTTCCATAGCACAGAACAGGGAAGTACCATTTAAAACATCCCTGTGATTTCCAAAACCACCACAGTGAGAAACTCAGAAATAAGTTACACACTTCACAGATGACACAGCAAATTCTGCAGCACCAAATGCACAAAAGCCTGATTTCTCCCATTCCCACATCCTTTAAGATAATACCAGGATTTTGCATCTTTCAAAACTGACACAACACAATGGTGTGCCAGTGAATTCAGTGTATTCTGTATTCATTCATAAGGCAGTGGGGTTACGCCTTTCAGGCAGAGGAAATGTGAGCAGTCAAAAAGCATCTGGGCTTCTAATGGAGAAAATTATCAAAAATGGCAGTAACAATATTCAGCAATCATCACATTTATCTAAAAAGCAGTTTGATTTCTCATAAACTGCAAATCAGTACTCAGATTGTTCCTCTGAAGTGGTGATTTAGATATTCCATTGGTCTCTGTCTTTCTTGTCTCACCCAAACTCTTTACAACAAGCATTCCTTGATTACTTGCCAGTTCTACAGGAGGAGGTAGGAGGGATTTATAATCAAAATTAAATTACCACATCTGTACTCATCCTCCCCTTCTTTACAGTTGAAGACACCATTGCACCTGGCTGATTTCTGGATACACTTAAAGGACGAGCGACAGCGAAACTTCCCAATGCAGTTGTACTGgactgaaaggaaaaaagaacacaGGGCAATTAAAACACACTTGGATTTTAATTTAACACTTCTGCATTCCATTATCTGTCCAGATTTCAGTCTTGCTAAGGAAAAGACAGCTCCTGTATCTTGGGATCTctagctgctcagagtgaccccaagatgtgttagaaagtctcttttcccagcctggcactcaaagaaggagtcagagctcttcatttctcagtctcaaggttgtttattgttccttatctataaaattctttcccctgtccagctgaggtctgctcagcagcaccgacagaggcactctgcctgcccctggggcgcTGTtacctttttatactaaaaactacatgtacaatatttacaattactttccaatacctatcacctatgttaaacAGTGAGatcctactctaaaccaatcccaaagtgccaacatcacagcagaagatggaggccaagaagaagaaggagaaaggctggacacacccagttccctccatcttgcctcctgaacccccattctaaaaaccccaaaaatctattttccaccccatgataaattcactatcattctatttaaactgttgtggcttgtaattcttcatataaaggttggtaattgttttttccaagggctaaatcaaaggcacagggggctTGGGCTCTGTGCCGAGGTCTCTGTGGCCCCTATGCAGGGGctcgagccctccagggcagccagagggatttcctgggttctgacatctGTACTCCAGGAACTTTTGAAATCCAGCCTGGAGGTTGCTGCGTGGTGTTGCTAAAATTCATTTATTAGTAATGACTCGTAGGAGGAGTCagccctgctgtgtgtgctgcctccctcccagctccctctgcacagTTTGAGTTTCACTCGAGGGTGAGTTCCTGCCTGGTGCCTCAGACCCTGAGCAGGGAATTAGGGAGACCCTTGGAGAACACATCCAGTGATTTCTCTCCCCAGGGGGATGCCTCAGCCTCCCACAAGCTGCTCCCTATTCCAGGTGAGGAGACACAACAAGCCCTGCACCTGGGCAGGTGTACACACTTCCCTGCCACAACTAAACTCATTCTGCATTTTCTATTCCTTTGTAGAAGTTGGTTTTGATAGGGGAATGTTCTTTAATTCTTTGGAAGCAAACTTGGAGAAGTGAATTACAAGACAAAAATATGGTGTGGGCTACCCACAGGAGCCTTTTTATCCCCATTTTCTAAACTCAGCTCATTGCCTGAGGGGAGCTGACAAAATTTCACTGGAGAAAGTTTTCCTGAAGCTGCAGGTTCCCCAGTGTTGTAAATATTACACCAATCTTCCCAGGAGTGCCAGACCTATTTTTTCCTTAcatgtaaataaaatttaaagccATCACCTCAACAAGATTTTTTACTTCCACAAACAAGCCACAGTAGCAGTTTAATTCCATTCTCAGTAAAAGGCTCATGAAAAATTAAGCATTTGAATGGCTAAGTGAGAACTTAATAAATAACTAATGGTACTCACCACCCAGGCCAATGGCAACTGCTAGGATTACTGCAAGGAATAAACCACAGATGTATGGGAAGTATTTTAGGGAGACAAGAGCATGGCACATTGAAGGTGGTTCAATATCTCCTGGAAAACAGACAGAGAGAAAGCTTCTGTGAGGTTAAACCAGCTGAGCTGGCAATCAAAAGATTTATCCAACATTAAACTAGATGTCATCACCAGCTCCTGGGTATGCTTCATGAGCTGCCCTCACCTGAAGGGATTTAGATTTGCTCATTCAGGCAATAATGAGAAGGTTCCAAGAgctttggggctgctgctgctctcagacATCCCTTGAGCATTTGCTTTGGGAGGGTCTGAGTTGTGCCCCTGCAGAGCACCTGGCCTGTCCTCAATGCCATCAGCAATGAGAGCTCCAAATTCTCATTTTCATGGGCTACCTCACACTGGGAGCTTTTCAAGCATATGAGCACCTCTGCTGAAAACTTGAGTCCTGGGGTAAAAATGAAAACCAGACCTCTTCTGTCTGTGCAGCTCATAAATAGAAGTTCAAGACAAGAAGGAGG
This genomic window contains:
- the TMPRSS3 gene encoding transmembrane protease serine 3, yielding MTSQEEVQETNPTTGSLEVISVTEDEPPVPQIQFTFKRFFFIPQARVDPSADGSGDIEPPSMCHALVSLKYFPYICGLFLAVILAVAIGLGVQYNCIGKFRCRSSFKCIQKSARCNGVFNCKEGEDEYRCVRLSGKRAVLQVFALGSWRTVCSDDWRAEYGNSTCKHLGFSSYVSSGYLPVDAVEKQFQRHFVSLGQWLSADQVTSLHNATNLREECTSGNVIILKCLACGTRASYGPRIVGGNASSPRQWPWQVSLQFQGHHLCGGSVITPLWILTAAHCVYDLYLPSSWSVQVGFVTQQDTQAHPHSVEKIIYHRNYKPKTMGNDIALMKLAAPLALNGHIEPICLPNFGEHFPAGKMCWVSGWGATVEGGDTSDTMNYAGVPLISNAICNHRDVYGGIITSSMLCAGFLKGGVDTCQGDSGGPLACEDMSVWKLVGTTSFGVGCAEKNKPGVYSRTTSFLDWIHEQMEREELQTRGSGSVLGS